In a single window of the Zea mays cultivar B73 chromosome 5, Zm-B73-REFERENCE-NAM-5.0, whole genome shotgun sequence genome:
- the LOC100284776 gene encoding acyl-desaturase, whose product MPGLMTMMALVPSPPMSVKQCFWSSSKKTSGCTVLLVKKCSSSQAHLLGRSWAPAATAATAAATAFRCDEQELMMMHRLADDGWVDEHMLPLLTPVEEAWQPADLLPSFSVSADEQRSQVADLQARAAAVPDDLLVCLVGNMVTEEGLPTYMTMGNRVTGASDATGCDDHGWARWLRGWTAEENRHGDLLNRYLYLCGRVDMRRVETTVHHLLRRGMRTMLRPSSAYHSLIYGSFQERATFVSHARTARLAGLHGDACLAKLCGVIAADERRHEAAYTRASDRAFEEDPDGMVRALAAVMRAKVTMPGELMADGRDDRLFDHFSAVAQRSGVYTAADYADMVEHFVRRWKVAELDAGLSGEGRRAQDYVCGLPRKIRRMEELAQDRAAQMEAQSVCFSWVFDRPVRIH is encoded by the coding sequence ATGCCGGGGCTCATGACGATGATGGCGTTGGTGCCATCGCCGCCCATGTCGGTGAAGCAATGCTTCTGGAGCAGCAGCAAGAAGACGAGCGGTTGTACGGTGTTGCTGGTCAAGAAGTGTTCTTCTTCGCAAGCACATCTCCTCGGCCGCAGCTGGGCTCCGGCAGCGACGGCGGCCACCGCAGCCGCAACTGCCTTTCGTTGTGATGAGCAGGAGCTGATGATGATGCACCGCCTGGCGGACGACGGGTGGGTGGACGAGCATATGCTGCCGTTGCTCACCCCCGTGGAGGAGGCCTGGCAGCCAGCCGACCTGCTGCCCTCCTTCTCCGTCTCTGCCGACGAGCAGCGGAGCCAGGTGGCAGACCTCCAGGCCCGCGCGGCCGCCGTACCCGACGACCTCCTCGTCTGCCTCGTGGGCAACATGGTCACGGAGGAGGGCCTGCCCACCTACATGACCATGGGCAACCGCGTGACCGGCGCCAGCGACGCCACCGGCTGCGACGACCATGGCTGGGCGCGCTGGCTGCGCGGCTGGACCGCTGAGGAGAACCGCCACGGCGACCTGCTCAACCGCTACCTCTACCTGTGCGGCCGCGTGGACATGCGGCGGGTGGAGACGACGGtgcaccacctcctccgccgcggcATGCGCACCATGCTGCGGCCCTCCAGCGCGTACCACAGCCTCATCTACGGCTCCTTCCAGGAGCGCGCCACCTTCGTCTCCCACGCCCGCACCGCCAGGCTGGCCGGCCTCCACGGCGACGCCTGCCTCGCCAAGCTCTGCGGCGTCATCGCGGCCGACGAGAGGCGCCACGAGGCCGCCTACACGAGGGCGTCCGACAGGGCCTTCGAGGAAGACCCGGACGGCATGGTGCGGGCGCTCGCCGCCGTCATGCGCGCCAAGGTCACCATGCCCGGCGAGCTCATGGCCGACGGCCGCGACGATCGCCTCTTCGATCACTTCTCCGCGGTTGCGCAGCGCTCAGGGGTGTACACGGCGGCAGACTACGCCGACATGGTGGAGCATTTCGTGCGCAGGTGGAAGGTGGCGGAGCTCGACGCTGGcctgtccggcgaggggcggcgcgCGCAGGACTACGTGTGTGGCCTGCCGCGCAAGATACGCAGGATGGAGGAGCTGGCTCAAGACCGTGCGGCTCAAATGGAGGCCCAGTCGGTATGCTTCAGTTGGGTGTTCGATAGGCCCGTCCGCATCCACTGA